GATCCCCAGGGCAATATTGTCTTCAACCAGCATGGCAACCGCCGCGTTGTCCGGCTCGAAAAGGACGGCAAGGAAACCGTTGTAGCGGATAAGTTCGAAGGCAAGCGTTTCAACTCGCCTAACGATCTGGTCTATCGCTCGGACGGTACGCTTTACTTTACTGATCCGAACTTCGGGCTGCCCAAATTTGGCGATGATCCGAGGAAAGAGTTACCGCATACGGGTGTTTACTCACTCTACAAAGGCAAGCTACAACTGCTCACGACAGAGTTCACCGGGCCGAACGGCATCGCACTTTCGCCCGATGAGAAATATCTCTACGTCGGCAACTGGGACGATAATCGCAAGGTGGTTTATCGCTATGAGCTCCAGCCGGACGGCACGGTAAAGAACGGGAAACTGTTTTTCGACTTCACGCCGATCAAGGGTGAGGACGCTATCGACGGCGTGAAGGTCGACATCGCCGGCAATGTGTATGTTTCGGCGCCTGGCGGGCTGCACATTGTGTCGCCCGAAGGCAAACACCTCGGCACCATAATCGCACCGCAGCATGTTCATAACATGGCGTGGGGCGATGATGATGGGAAGACGCTGTATCTATGTGCACGAAATGGGCTTTATAAGATTCGGTTGAATGTCAAAGGAGCCGGGCCGAGCCACGATTGATCGATGTTAATGAAGTTCTTTCTTGGAGCTTGTCTTCTCTGTTGGGCGATCACGAAACCGATCGCCCAGCAATCCTAAGGTTTATTACCGCAATTGATATCGATCGCCTTCGATGGCTGATCGGTTTCGCCCCGACGGCCGCGGCTTATCTCTTCTGAGTATCTGACCCCGTTTGATCACCGCGTTGCCTTTATTCGCAAAGATCGATCACAAATGAGATCTCGATATTCAGACGGAATCCGGAACTAGTTAAAGACTTCGGTCTTTAAGACGGCAATCTCTTTCTCAAGGTTTTCAATATGGTCGCGAAGCGGCAGTATCATCTGCTCAACCTCGGCCATCGTGTATCGCGGTGTTATATGCTGCGGGCAATTCCAGTCGAACGCCTCGACATGGAGAGTGACCGCACGCTCGATCTTTGCTCTATAGTCGGGCATTTCCAACTCGGCGATGAGGTCTGGAACTTCGGCCGCCGGCTTGACCTCGGCTTGCACGAGGATCTTAAGGCGAGCTTTATTTGCGTAGTCCATTAGGAACAGTGCCGCTTTCGCATTGGCAGCGAGGTTTCCGACACTAATGTATTGTAGGTTCCCGCGAAAGTCGGCGAACCCGAGCGTCCGTTCATCCAGGACTTTTAGAAATCCGGGCGGCCCGCCCCGAAACTGAATATAAGGCTGGCCGTTCTCGCTTACGGTCGCCATGTAAAAACCATCTCGCGATCCGATAAAATCAGTTTCCGCATCCGATAGGCCGTTAAAATCAGGTTCACCGCCTTCAAATCGTTCGAGCTTCTTTCTCGAGCCATAACGCTCCTGCGCGAGCTTTACGCTCGGCGTGAACGTAAGGTCATAGAACTTGTGTGACATTTTGTAACCCCTCTACTGCATGATACGACAGTTGTCGCCAAACGATCGATAAAGCCAAAAATGACGCCCGGATGATCGCACCGGGCGTCAAGTATTTCGGAGGATAATATAAGAACGAAACGAGTTTACGCGACCGCTGCGAGACCTGGGGTTCTGATGCCGTATTCTCGGGCGACCCCTGCGAGAGACTTTTTCAATTGCGTCCTGGCTCGACTGAGACGCGACATGACCGTCCCGATCGGTATATCCAGGATCTGTGCGACCTCTTTGTAATCAAATTCGTGAACGTCAGCCAGCAACACGACCGATCGATAATGGTCTGATAGCTTGTCAAGCGCGTTAATAACCTCTTCATCGGTGAGATGCTCCGGGACTGAGGGCCTTGCGGTCGAGAACTCAAACAGGAGTTCGTCGGCTTCCTGAAAGTACTTTGCCTGCGTGAACTGCTTTCGTCGATGGTGATCGTACTTGTTGAACAGGATCTTGTAGAGCCACGCACGGCAATTCGTGCCGGGTTCATAATGTGCAAAGGATTTCCATGCCTGCATATAGGTTTCCTGAACAAGGTCGTCAGCCTCAGTTTCACTTCTTGTTAGCCGCTTTGCCGTTCGGTATAGGTCGTCGATATGCTGCATCGCTTCCGCTTCAAAAATTTCTGCCGCTATCTTGGTCATATGGTTGCTCCTAAGATTGATGAAAAATTGCCGCTCACAACCATTTGTCGCGCGGGCTCGCAAATCCTTACATGTTTTTTTCGATTTTCTTTGAGGCGAGAAAAAGGGATGAAACTGCGCTGTTTCATCCCTTTAGATTGAGCGACAATCGCCCGTTTACCTTGCGGTTGCCGTGTAGGTCCTGACTGAAGGCGGCAGCTCTTCACTAGATACGCTCGGAGCTCGCAGCGTGAGAAATTGCACCGGATCTTTCGTGAAGATCAGATCCAGCGTCCAATCGAGCGCGACGCGCAGTTTCTTTTCAAATCTGGGCAGCTTCATCAGGTAGATCGTCCGCCATAGCCACCAAGCGATAAAACCCGAGAAGTTCACGCCTAAGATCTGCGCGACTCCTGTTCTGCGGCCAAGTGCTGCGAGTTGACCGATCGTTTCGAATACGAACGGCTTCATCTTTCCTCCGCGGATAGAGGCTTTAATGTTGTGGGCAAGCACCTTGCCCTGGCGAATTGCGTGCTGCGCGGTCGGAGGGTAGGGTCGCCCGTTTTTCGGATCGACTATCGAGGCGCTATCGCCAACGGCCCAGATGCCCTCATATCCGGGCACAGCCATGAAAGCATCCGCACATATCTTGCCCCGGTCCTTTTCACACGGCAGTGCTTCAAGCAAAGGGTTTGGGGCCGTTCCCGCCGTCCAGATCAGCGTGTTCGTTACGATCCGCGTGCCGTCGCTTAGCCTTACGAGGTTACCGTCAACCTCTGATACCTTTGTGTTCGAGTGGATCTCAACGCCTCTCGCCGCGAGCTTCTTCGCGGCATATTTGCCGAGCTTATCGCTTAGCTCGGGCAGGATCGTGTCGCCAGCGTGTACGAGCACAACGCGCAGCATACCCTTGGTCAAATTCGGGTAAAACTTCAGTGCCTCGTGAAGGAAATCATTGACCCCGGCGATCGTTTCGACACCGGCAAATCCGCCGCCGGCCACGACAAAGTTGATCAGTGGCTCACGGACCTTCGGGCAACATTCGAAATCGGCCTCTTCGAGATTTGAGATCATGTGGTTTCTCAAATAGATCGCGTCGCCGAGCGATTTCATCGTCAGCGCGGTTTCCTCGAGGCCTTTATTGCCGTAGAAATTGGTGATCGAACCAAGCGACAGCACCAAATGGTCGTAAGGCAATTGGTGATGGTGATGTTCCTTTCCGTGTGAAACGTGTACGATCCTGGAATCGACGTCGATACTCTCGACATTCCCGTTGAAGATCTTTACCCGTTTCAACAGCTTTCTGACCGGGCTCACGATATGAGTGATGTCCAGGTCGCTTGCTGCGACCTCGTGAAGCATCGGCGTAAACAAAAAGAAGTTCTCACGATTTATCAGCGTGACCTCGATGTCCGGATCACGCGCAAGTGTTTTTTCGAGATTCAGCGCCGTATAAAGGCCGCCAAATCCGCTTCCTAAGATGAGAATGTTAGTTTTCCGTTTCATGGTCGCCTACGAACACCTCGCTTCGAGCAGCGTTCCAAAAACAATCGCGACGGCGGCGTAGTTTATTCCGTTACGGAACATTGGAATAAAACCGCATCCTGGTCTGATAAAAGAGATGAAATTAGCCGAAGGGGCGTAGAGGAGTGCGAAACAATGACAAAATACTCGAGCGTTGGGTCAGGATTTAAGCAGATGTCTTCGCGAAACCGGATCTTCGATGTCGAGCCTTTCTCACGAAAGGAGCAAATGTCGTTGACGGAGGTGCGCGACGGCTTGCGTCTAAAGCGAGCATTGAAGCGGGCTATTGGCCGAGATTCGGCCCCTCAGCGACTTGTTGATTCCATACTGAGCATGATCAGGGAATGACAATATGGGCTCGGAAGCCGTATCATTTACGATTCAGAATACGAAGATGGAGACCGGCGAAGCATTGGCACCGCAAGCCGAACGTACGCGTCCGAACATCGATCCTTCTCGCTGGATCGACGACCATGGCGACGTTCTCTTTCGTTTTGCCTTCGTGAGGCTTCGCAACGAAGCCGCGGCGGAAGATCTCGTTCAGGAAACGCTCTTGTCGGCCATCCAATCGCTTGAGAGGTACGCCGGTAACTCATCGGAAAGGACTTGGCTGATCGGGATATTGAAGCACAAGCTTATCGATCATTACAGGAAGAACAGTAAAGAAGTAAACCTGGCCGACGATGAAGAGGATCTTTCCGACCTGGATGGTTTTTTTTCCCGGCCCGACAAATGGGATGGCCATTGGGTGGTCGCGCTAAGGCCGGTCGATCCTGAACAGTCGCCTGATCAAGCGATAGAGAAAAGCGAGTTTTGGGGAGTGATGAACCGGTGTCTTTCGGCCTTGCCTGATCGTGTGGCAAGTGTTTTTGCACTGCGTGAAATGGACGGGATGTCAAGCGAGGATATTTGCAGCGCAATGGGCCTTTCACCAAGTAACTTTTGGGTTATCATGCATAGAGCCCGCATGCAGCTCCGGCGCTGTATCGAAATAAAATGGTTCAAGCATCCGGTCTAGTATGTAATGAAAGAAGCTAAAGTAAAACATACCAGGTTCAACGTCCTTCTCTGGCGGAAATTGCCGCCGTGCCGGGAAATTGTCAAGATCATCACCGCGTCGATGGATGCCAAACTTTCGTGGCGCGAATGGGTACTGATGAAGCTGCATCTGCTTTCATGTGATCCGTGTGTCAATTTTCTGAAACAGATAAACTTTATTCGAACAGCTCTTGATCACAGCGACGAAGGAATGGATGATGCCCTCCAGCACATTTCGCTTAGTCACGCCGCACGTGAGCGGATGAAGGATGCCCTCGATTCTGCCAATACTGCCTCGTAGTTAGATGGAATAATTCCCGCCCAAGAGTGGATTTGCCATAGTTGTGCGCATCGCGTGCGCATCACTGATTATGGCGACTTCTACATTCACTGAAACTCATCATCACCAGCATTCACAAAACCGATTTTCGGTGATCCCGACGGCTGAAAGACTGGGTGCCAGCCCGAAATACAACGGCCGTGGCGTTACGATAGCATTCCTTGATTCCGGATTTTACCCTCATCCCGACATCGCTGATCGGATCGTCGCGTTTCATGACATTCACGGCGAGGAAAATAGATGCGACGCAGCCGCTGAGCCACAACCTCATCAATGGCATGGAACCCAGACGGTCGTTGCATGCGCGGGGGACGGACGGCTGTCGGACGGGATCTACCGTGGTCTGGCAGATCAAGCCGATCTCGTTTTGGTGAAAGTCGCACAGCAAGGCCGCATAACTGATGATTCGATCGAAAAAGGCCTTCAATGGGTGATCGACAATCGAGAAAAATACGGAATACGAATTCTTAATATTTCGCTCGGCGGCGACATCGATGCCATGACGAATGATAGTCGGATCGATCGGCTGGCTGAAGAGTTGGTGGAAATGGGCGTCGTTGTCACTGTCGCTGCCGGCAATTCGGCGGAAACACATCCGATCCCGCCGGCAAACGCGCCGTCGGTCATTACCGTTGGCGGTTACACCGATCAAAACCGGTTTGATCCAAATGCGTTCGATCTTTATCACTCAAGCTTTGGCCCGACCGCTGACAGGATCGTCAAGCCCGAGATCATCGCACCTGCGATGTACGTTGCTGCACCAATACTGCCGAGAACTAATGACTATCATGTTGCGGAATTGCTCTCGATGCTGGCAGCAGCACCTGATTATTCGTTTCGGCCATTGGTCCAAGAGTATTGGATCGAAGCAGGTCTCAATGCTGATGTTTTGAACATGGACGATGAGGCCGT
The DNA window shown above is from Chloracidobacterium sp. and carries:
- a CDS encoding pyridoxamine 5'-phosphate oxidase family protein, coding for MSHKFYDLTFTPSVKLAQERYGSRKKLERFEGGEPDFNGLSDAETDFIGSRDGFYMATVSENGQPYIQFRGGPPGFLKVLDERTLGFADFRGNLQYISVGNLAANAKAALFLMDYANKARLKILVQAEVKPAAEVPDLIAELEMPDYRAKIERAVTLHVEAFDWNCPQHITPRYTMAEVEQMILPLRDHIENLEKEIAVLKTEVFN
- a CDS encoding sigma-70 family RNA polymerase sigma factor, with protein sequence MTKIAAEIFEAEAMQHIDDLYRTAKRLTRSETEADDLVQETYMQAWKSFAHYEPGTNCRAWLYKILFNKYDHHRRKQFTQAKYFQEADELLFEFSTARPSVPEHLTDEEVINALDKLSDHYRSVVLLADVHEFDYKEVAQILDIPIGTVMSRLSRARTQLKKSLAGVAREYGIRTPGLAAVA
- a CDS encoding NAD(P)/FAD-dependent oxidoreductase, with product MKRKTNILILGSGFGGLYTALNLEKTLARDPDIEVTLINRENFFLFTPMLHEVAASDLDITHIVSPVRKLLKRVKIFNGNVESIDVDSRIVHVSHGKEHHHHQLPYDHLVLSLGSITNFYGNKGLEETALTMKSLGDAIYLRNHMISNLEEADFECCPKVREPLINFVVAGGGFAGVETIAGVNDFLHEALKFYPNLTKGMLRVVLVHAGDTILPELSDKLGKYAAKKLAARGVEIHSNTKVSEVDGNLVRLSDGTRIVTNTLIWTAGTAPNPLLEALPCEKDRGKICADAFMAVPGYEGIWAVGDSASIVDPKNGRPYPPTAQHAIRQGKVLAHNIKASIRGGKMKPFVFETIGQLAALGRRTGVAQILGVNFSGFIAWWLWRTIYLMKLPRFEKKLRVALDWTLDLIFTKDPVQFLTLRAPSVSSEELPPSVRTYTATAR
- a CDS encoding sigma-70 family RNA polymerase sigma factor; translation: MGSEAVSFTIQNTKMETGEALAPQAERTRPNIDPSRWIDDHGDVLFRFAFVRLRNEAAAEDLVQETLLSAIQSLERYAGNSSERTWLIGILKHKLIDHYRKNSKEVNLADDEEDLSDLDGFFSRPDKWDGHWVVALRPVDPEQSPDQAIEKSEFWGVMNRCLSALPDRVASVFALREMDGMSSEDICSAMGLSPSNFWVIMHRARMQLRRCIEIKWFKHPV
- a CDS encoding zf-HC2 domain-containing protein → MKEAKVKHTRFNVLLWRKLPPCREIVKIITASMDAKLSWREWVLMKLHLLSCDPCVNFLKQINFIRTALDHSDEGMDDALQHISLSHAARERMKDALDSANTAS
- a CDS encoding S8 family serine peptidase; translated protein: MATSTFTETHHHQHSQNRFSVIPTAERLGASPKYNGRGVTIAFLDSGFYPHPDIADRIVAFHDIHGEENRCDAAAEPQPHQWHGTQTVVACAGDGRLSDGIYRGLADQADLVLVKVAQQGRITDDSIEKGLQWVIDNREKYGIRILNISLGGDIDAMTNDSRIDRLAEELVEMGVVVTVAAGNSAETHPIPPANAPSVITVGGYTDQNRFDPNAFDLYHSSFGPTADRIVKPEIIAPAMYVAAPILPRTNDYHVAELLSMLAAAPDYSFRPLVQEYWIEAGLNADVLNMDDEAVRKIVGYGLQRRKVVATHYQHVDGTSFAAPVTASVVAQMLEANPDLLPAAVKNILITTAERIKNSSAIRQGYGVINAKKAVDLAEAEKHHFDPNVHHPPRRNGASLRFSFHDDSARSVNLVGDFNGWDPSGVSLERSSNGFWYATISAEHKTRYRYKFLIDGHRWVEDPTHGMKEEDGFGGFHSILDVN